A genomic segment from Pleurodeles waltl isolate 20211129_DDA chromosome 9, aPleWal1.hap1.20221129, whole genome shotgun sequence encodes:
- the INSM2 gene encoding insulinoma-associated protein 2, whose product MPRGFLVKRSWRPWGSYRVRPDEGDPQTPAVQPAADLPGPPLPQKEACPWLSRQPPAPEEGSPTPEGGWSPGPCGPQGPPLHGDPGLRRYFLKRGLGCLSPDGVFPCMERPVLAHGSPFRTPEADGGSRAAPSCRSRLPPKKPKVMRRLSFADEVTTSPVLGLRIKQEEPGCAPRAPAAPLGGFVCQLCGEEYPDPLGLAQHRCSRIVRVEYRCPDCAKVFSCPANLASHRRWHKPRPGAPAPGSEATKSAPPGHGTTKHPLVGTVTSKHPLLGHSLSPEGKENSGVPGDAPGIHEQPQRVPASPDHHLNGQNVDEPNSRFQRAHEQHPRMPATHEQQLRGQFNHDRRPRVPSSQEQFLRLSNSHSPRPRAPGNQVQHPRVPSCQPQYPRMPTTQDQHPGMPPTQCPRLPSNKLGVPGMQDQLNPKAESHGLHGSHDQRTKVPRCPTQNPSASERRGEAGAPTDRDPGAQDGSPWRGQGLGMSQGRGEGLWPLESSLRREQHGVQEMESSGSGQHPGNSQDAVRHVESAQTSGQGRKRLDSFQGSGHQLGRDGNFQQLDSSPVRVPGPESSQRGALEFQLLDRSPVRGQDTHSSTQVFQPLDNSPLRGQDRHSSPRAFQHLDSSPVREQSMESSTRDFQHLNSSPVRGQDTHSSTQVFQPLDNSPVRGQDRHSSTRGFQHLDSSSVTGQERHSSTQDFQHLNSSTVRGQDTHSSTQGFQPLDNSPVRGQERHSSPRDFQHLDSSPVREQSMDSSTRDFQHLDSSSVRGQGRHSSTRDFQRLDNSSVRGQDRHSSTRDFQSLDSSREREQHFGELGSSEHRTGQQGTSLSPVHHLDRTPGRELHSSPRGVELVEHPRGEDSSPPGPLAEERPERCPSHAEVKDEGRRAPLPPLEPEGFRAPLSPREPEECRVPPPPSSPERPGSDHLCPCCQKGPRRQTHLRKHRAGHAQPPHLCPPCGAHLPSADSRHQHRLWHAVRDELLLPLGLQGGPQGPQEILPCRHCPASFYSSSGLSRHLSKCHPLESRQGVLLQMPLRSGC is encoded by the coding sequence ATGCCCCGGGGTTTTTTGGTGAAGCGGAGCTGGAGACCCTGGGGCTCCTACCGGGTCCGGCCCGACGAGGGAGACCCCCAGACCCCCGCTGTCCAGCCCGCAGCTGACCTGCCTGGACCCCCACTGCCCCAGAAAGAGGCATGCCCGTGGCTCAGCAGGCAGCCTCCGGCGCCGGAGGAGGGGAGTCCCACACCCGAGGGGGGCTGGAGCCCGGGCCCctgcggcccccaggggcccccactgCACGGGGACCCGGGTCTGAGGAGGTACTTCCTGAAGAGGGGGCTCGGCTGCCTCTCCCCAGATGGGGTCTTCCCCTGCATGGAGCGGCCGGTCCTGGCACATGGCAGCCCCTTCCGGACCCCCGAGGCGGAcgggggcagcagggcagccccctcctgcaggagccggctgCCCCCCAAGAAACCCAAGGTGATGAGGAGGCTGAGCTTCGCCGACGAGGTCACCACGTCCCCGGTGCTGGGGTTGCGGATCAAGCAGGAAGAGCCGGGGTGCGCCCCCCGCGCGCCCGCCGCGCCCCTGGGGGGCTTCGTTTGCCAGCTGTGCGGGGAGGAGTACCCGGACCCCCTGGGCCTGGCCCAGCACCGCTGCTCCCGCATCGTGCGCGTGGAGTACCGCTGCCCCGACTGTGCCAAGGTCTTCAGCTGCCCGGCCAACCTGGCATCCCATCGCCGCTGGCACAAGCCGCGCCCGGGGGCCCCGGCTCCCGGCTCCGAGGCCACCAAGAGCGCACCGCCGGGGCATGGGACCACCAAGCACCCCCTGGTGGGTACCGTGACCAGCAAGCACCCACTGCTGGGGCACTCGCTGAGCCCCGAGGGAAAGGAGAACAGCGGGGTGCCAGGGGACGCGCCAGGCATCCACGAACAGCCCCAGAGGGTGCCAGCCAGCCCAGACCACCATCTAAACGGCCAAAATGTAGATGAACCGAACTCGAGATTTCAAAGGGCACACGAGCAGCACCCAAGGATGCCAGCCACCCACGAGCAGCAGCTGAGAGGGCAATTCAACCACGACAGGCGCCCAAGGGTGCCAAGCAGCCAGGAACAGTTTCTGAGACTCTCAAACAGCCATAGCCCTCGTCCAAGGGCTCCAGGTAACCAAGTGCAACACCCAAGAGTGCCCAGCTGCCAACCACAGTATCCAAGAATGCCAACCACCCAAGACCAGCACCCAGGGATGCCACCCACCCAGTGTCCGAGACTCCCAAGCAACAAACTGGGGGTGCCAGGCATGCAGGACCAGCTAAACCCCAAAGCAGAGAGCCACGGGCTGCACGGTAGCCATGACCAGCGCACAAAAGTACCAAGGTGCCCAACCCAGAACCCAAGTGCGTCCGAGAGACGAGGAGAGGCCGGAGCCCCCACAGACCGAGACCCGGGGGCACAAGACGGCTCCCCGTGGAGAGGGCAGGGCCTGGGCATGTCCCAGGGGAGAGGGGAAGGCTTGTGGCCCTTGGAGAGCTCCCTCAGGAGGGAGCAGCACGGAGTTCAAGAGATGGAGAGCTCCGGAAGCGGTCAGCACCCAGGCAACTCCCAGGACGCGGTTCGGCACGTGGAGAGCGCCCAGACGAGCGGGCAGGGAAGGAAGCGCCTGGACAGCttccaggggagtggtcaccagcTGGGCAGAGATGGAAACTTTCAGCAGTTGGACAGCTCCCCTGTAAGAGTGCCGGGCCCGGAGAGCTCCCAGAGGGGAGCTCTAGAGTTTCAGCTCCTGGACCGCTCCCCTGTGAGGGGACAGGACACCCACAGCTCAACTCAAGTCTTTCAACCCCTGGACAACTCTCCTTTGAGAGGTCAGGACAGGCACAGCTCCCCTCGAGCCTTTCAGCACCTCGACAGCTCCCCTGTGAGAGAACAGTCCATGGAAAGCTCCACCCGAGACTTTCAGCACCTCAACAGCTCCCCTGTGAGAGGACAGGACACCCACAGCTCAACTCAAGTCTTTCAACCCCTGGACAACTCTCCTGTGAGAGGTCAGGACAGGCACAGCTCCACTCGAGGCTTTCAGCACCTCGACAGCTCCTCTGTGACAGGCCAGGAGAGGCACAGCTCCACTCAAGACTTTCAGCACCTCAACAGCTCCACTGTGAGAGGACAGGACACCCACAGCTCAACTCAAGGCTTTCAGCCCCTGGACAACTCTCCTGTGAGAGGTCAGGAGAGGCACAGCTCCCCTCGAGACTTTCAGCACCTCGACAGCTCCCCTGTGAGAGAACAGTCCATGGACAGCTCCACTCGAGACTTTCAGCACCTCGACAGCTCCTCTGTGAGAGGACAGGGCAGGCACAGCTCCACTCGAGACTTTCAGCGCCTGGACAACTCCTCTGTGAGAGGACAGGACAGGCACAGCTCCACTCGAGACTTTCAGTCACTGGACAGCTCTAGGGAGAGAGAGCAGCACTTTGGGGAACTGGGGAGCTCTGAACACAGAACTGGGCAGCAGGGAACTTCTCTTAGCCCAGTTCATCACCTGGACAGGACTCCGGGAAGGGAGCTACACAGCTCTCCCCGTGGCGTAGAGCTGGTCGAGCACCCCCGGGGCGAGGACAGCTCCCCTCCTGGACCGCTGGCTGAAGAGAGACCCGAGAGGTGCCCGAGTCATGCAGAGGTGAAAGATGAGGGGCGCAGAGCTCCACTGCCCCCCCTGGAGCCTGAGGGCTTCAGAGCTCCACTGTCCCCCCGGGAGCCCGAGGAGTGCCGGGTCCCACCGCCCCCCAGCAGCCCTGAAAGGCCCGGGTCCgaccacctctgcccctgctgccagAAGGGCCCCCGCAGGCAGACTCACCTGCGCAAGCACCGGGCCGGCCACGCCCAGCCCCCCCACCTGTGCCCCCCGTGTGGGGCCCACCTGCCCTCGGCGGACAGCAGGCACCAGCACCGGCTCTGGCACGCCGTCCGCGACGAGCTGCtcctgcccctggggctgcaggggggcccccaggggccacaggaGATCCTGCCCTGCAGACACTGCCCGGCCTCCTTCTACAGCTCCTCGGGACTCAGCAGACACCTGAGCAAGTGCCACCCCCTGGAGAGCAGGCAGGGGGTCCTGCTGCAGATGCCCCTCAGGTCAGGCTGCTGA